In Platichthys flesus chromosome 20, fPlaFle2.1, whole genome shotgun sequence, a single genomic region encodes these proteins:
- the cd79b gene encoding uncharacterized protein cd79b, which yields MRWLLAGCCAFAVIGLSEALSITQRPRFYGVQAGRRVVFYCTSKPPLQATFRWAKADVYDRTKVEVVEGERIRFHVLDKAEKNSFLNISRVQVEDSGVYFCEMNGTWGPGTQLIVLKTTDLSQAASITKMKDTLIFLQGLLLAATVTAILLRGRTLSEKREIIYEEPETDHIYEGLEIERCDGGLYEELSVYAQADDAEAPWE from the exons ATGCGCTGGCTGCTGGCTGGATGTTGTGCGTTCGCTGTGATCGGTCTCTCAG AGGCCCTGAGCATTACCCAGAGGCCCCGGTTCTACGGTGTACAAGCTGGCCGCCGCGTGGTCTTTTACTGTACCTCAAAGCCACCTCTGCAAGCCACCTTCCGTTGGGCCAAGGCCGATGTGTACGATAGGACCAAAGTCGAAGTGGTAGAGGGAGAAAGGATTCGTTTTCATGTCCTGGATAAGGCAGAAAAAAACTCCTTTCTCAACATCAGTCGTGTGCAAGTAGAGGACAGCGGGGTGTACTTCTGCGAGATGAACGGCACGTGGGGGCCCGGAACTCAACTTATAGTCCTCA AGACCACAGACCTTTCCCAGGCAGCGAGCATAACCAAGATGAAGGACActctcatcttcctccaggGCCTCCTGCTGGCTGCGACTGTCACTGCCATCCTGCTGCGAGGAAGAACATTG tCAGAAAAGAGGGAAATCATATATGAGGAGCCTGAGACTGATCACATCTATGAG ggtCTGGAGATCGAGAGGTGTGACGGAGGACTGTATGAGGAGCTGTCGGTGTACGCCCAGGCTGACGATGCTGAGGCCCCATGGGAGTGA
- the LOC133931514 gene encoding interferon a3-like, translating into MLHRIFLLCLGLSVAGSALSCRWMDHKFKQLSENSLDLLEMMAHNSTNSTEDVEVSFPEDLYSQTSKAAAEDQLALTVHVLEEVVLLFEEDHSAASWDDRRLEDFLNVMSRQAVGLRSCIVRDSHKKKNKKLFMYFKRLSHHMLHQLDYSAESWELIRKEIKGHLMRSDLLLSSLLAGN; encoded by the exons ATGCTCCACAGGATCTTCTTACTTTGTCTCGGTCTGAGCGTGGCAGGCTCGGCGCTGAGCTGCAGATGGATGGATCACAAGTTCAAACAGCTCAGTGAGAACTCTTTGGATCTACTAGAGATGATG GCTCATAACTCCACTAACTCCACGGAGGATGTAGAAGTGTCCTTCCCTGAGGATCTGTACAGTCAGACGTCCAAAGCAGCA gcTGAGGATCAACTTGCGCTCACGGTGCATgttctggaggaggtggtgctgctgtttgaggaggaccACAGCGCTGCATCATGGGACGACAGAAGATTGGAGGACTTCCTCAACGTCATGAGCCGACAGGCTGTCGGCCTTCGCTCCTGT ATTGTGAGAGACAgccacaagaagaagaacaagaagctTTTCATGTATTTCAAGAGACTTTCACATCATATGTTACATCAACTG GACTACTCTGCTGAATCCTGGGAACTGATCAGGAAGGAAATTAAAGGTCATCTAATGAGATCCGATCTGCTGCTTTCATCTCTACTCGCCGGCAACTAG
- the scn4aa gene encoding sodium channel protein type 4 subunit alpha A isoform X4: MLFFVVIIFLGSFYLINLILAVVAMAYDEQNQATQREAIEKEEEFQRLLEQLRNQDLPLNLGSRATLTSKKSMSHRTSSQLGDDELSLERDDIVKDCNGRVIPHILVRAPTMVKPAADYELEERSLSSVPSMLHLDGPGLTQRRASAMTVLTAAAMEELEDAQRPCPPGWYKFADKFLKWDCSPSWVVFKNWMYFVVMDPFVDLTITICIVLNTLFMAMEHYPMSPEFEYMLLVGNLVFTGIFTAEMVFKLVAMAPYYYFQVGWNIFDSIIVSLSLVELGLANVQGLSVLRSFRLLRVFKLAKSWPTLNMLIKIIGNSVGALGNLTLVLAIIVFIFAVVGMQLFGKNYKDCVCKISLDCELPRWHMHDFFHSFLIVFRILCGEWIETMWDCMEVAGAGMCLVVFMMVMVIGNLVVLNLFLALLLSSFSGDNLSAGDEDGEMNNLQIAIGRITRGIDWFKAFVVRIVQENLNRKPRGPEEAPTDGSDPKMEGIEMNHLDTCQDFKMADGISNCLVEGRPSGVLMDGELSLIVPIAQGESDFENLGEEDDEDDEDDDDDDDDDAIDSEMLDEESNQNTENSEDEVTMSRNVKLMGALCDGDSSICSTVDYQPPEPEPEEVEEEEPEAVEPEACFTDECVSRWPFLTVDITQGRGKKWWNLRKACFTIVEHDWFETFIIFMILLSSGALAFEDIYIERRRTIKIILEYADKVFTYVFVIEMVLKWVAYGFKTYFTNAWCWLDFFIVFISLISLVANWMGYSDLGPIKSLRTLRALRPLRALSRFEGMRVVVNALVGAIPSIFNVLLVCLIFWLIFSIMGVNLFAGKFYHCINTTTEELFPITEVNNMSDCMAVEEATQEARWVNVKVNYDNVGQGYLSLLQVATFKGWMDIMYAAVDSREVEEQPSYEINLYMYIYFVIFIIFGAFFTLNLFIGVIIDNFNQQKKKFGDKDIFLTEEQKKYYEAMKKLGSKKPQKPIPRPTNPIQGVVFDLITQQFFDIFIMVLICLNMVSMMVETDNQSPEMEDFLFKVNLAFISVFTGECVLKLFALRQYFFTNGWNVFDFVVVILSIAGTMLSDLIEKYFVSPTLFRVIRLARIGRILRLIKGAKGIRTLLFALMMSLPALFNIGLLLFLIMFIFSIFGMSNFAYVKKGAGIDDIFNFETFGGSIICLFEITTSAGWDGLLLPMLNSNFPDCDPNFENPGTDVLGNCGNPGMAMIFFCSYIVVTFLVVVNMYIAIILENFNVAQEESGDALCEEDFDMFNETWEKFDLDGTQFIEYSRLFDFCDALQEPLRVAKPNRLRLIEMDMPLVIGDRIHCLDVLLAVTKIVLGDTVEMAAMKESIEAKFILNNPTSDSFAPITTTMRHKEEHMAAVVIQRAYRTHLLKRCIRHAAFMHRSKRSGKKDGGDDPPEREGLLARKLGVLYGSKAELAEEMEQAALETLANQEPPNPETVSQHTGAQCGPEPPEPHVMVVLVEITNEVLLHSAPDRQLLPVDANLRESIV, encoded by the exons AGGCAACCCAGCGAGAGGCCatagagaaagaggaggagttCCAGCGGCTACTGGAGCAACTCAGGAATCAAGACCTG CCTCTGAATCTTGGGAGCCGAGCCACTTTAACCAGTAAGAAGTCGATGAGTCATCGCACGTCGTCTCAGTTGGGGGACGATGAACTGAGTCTCGAACGTGACGACATCGTCAAGGATTGCAACGGGAGAGTTATCCCCCACATACTCGTCAGAGCACCCaccatggttaag CCTGCTGCAGATTACGAACTCGAGGAAAGGTCACTGAGCTCCGTGCCCAGCATGCTCCATCTGGACGGACCCGGCCTGACACAGAGGAGGGCGAGCGCTATGACGGTGCTCACTGCAGCTGCCATGGAAG AGTTGGAGGATGCCCAGAGGCCGTGCCCACCCGGCTGGTACAAGTTTGCTGACAAGTTCCTGAAGTGGGACTGCTCCCCTTCCTGGGTGGTCTTTAAAAACTGGATGTACTTTGTGGTGATGGACCCTTTCGTGGACTTGACCATCACCATCTGCATCGTGCTCAACACCCTCTTCATGGCCATGGAGCACTACCCCATGTCTCCAGAGTTTGAATACATGCTCTTAGTGGGGAATCTG gTTTTCACAGGGATCTTTACAGCGGAGATGGTCTTCAAGCTCGTTGCAATGGCTCCATACTATTACTTCCAAGTTGGCTGGAACATCTTCGACAGCATCATTGTCTCACTCAGTCTCGTGGAGTTGGGGCTGGCGAATGTCCAGGgcctctctgtcctcaggtCCTTCCGTCTG CTGCGTGTCTTCAAACTGGCCAAATCCTGGCCAACGCTCAACATGCTGATCAAGATCATCGGTAACTCGGTGGGCGCTTTAGGAAACCTGACTCTGGTGCTGGCCATCATTGTCTTCATCTTCGCCGTGGTGGGCATGCAGCTCTTTGGGAAGAACTACAAGGACTGCGTGTGCAAGATCTCCTTGGATTGCGAGCTGCCACGCTGGCACATGCACGACTTCTTCCACTCGTTCCTCATCGTGTTCCGCATCCTGTGCGGGGAGTGGATCGAGACCATGTGGGACTGCATGGAGGTGGCAGGAGCTGGGATGTGTTTGGTTGTCTTCATGATGGTCATGGTCATCGGAAATCTTGTG GTGCTGAACCTCTTCCTGGCCTTGCTCCTCAGCTCGTTCAGCGGGGACAACCTCTCAGCGGGAGACGAGGACGGGGAGATGAACAACCTCCAGATCGCCATCGGCAGGATCACGCGAGGTATCGACTGGTTCAAAGCGTTCGTCGTGCGAATCGTTCAGGAGAATCTCAACAGAAAACCCAGGGGCCCCGAGGAGGCTCCGACGGATGGCTCGGACCCCAAAATGGAAGGAATCGAAATGAACCACTTAGACACCTGTCAGGATTTCAAAATGGCCGACGGGATATCTAACTGTCTGGTTGAAGGCCGGCCTTCTGGAGTTCTCATGGACGGAGAGCTCAGTCTCATTGTGCCAATCGCCCAGGGAGAGTCGGACTTTGAAAACCTGGGcgaggaagatgatgaagatgatgaagacgacgatgacgacgatgatgatgacgcTATTGACTCAGAGATGTTAGATGAAGAGAGCAACCAGAACACA GAAAACTCAGAAGATGAAGTCACTATGTCAAGAAATGTCAAA CTGATGGGTGCTCTGTGTGACGGGGATTCTTCGATATGCAGCACAGTGGACTACCAACCACCTGAGCCTGAACcagaagaggtggaagaggaggagccggaAGCAGTGGAGCCGGAGGCCTGCTTCACCGACG AATGTGTGAGTCGCTGGCCATTTCTGACTGTGGACATCACCCAAGGTAGAGGCAAGAAGTGGTGGAACCTCCGCAAGGCTTGTTTCACTATTGTGGAGCACGACTGGTTTGAgaccttcatcatcttcatgatCTTGCTCAGCAGCGGGGCTCTG GCCTTTGAAGACATATACATAGAAAGACGCCGAACCATCAAAATTATTCTGGAGTATGCTGACAAAGTTTTCACCTACGTCTTTGTCATCGAGATGGTCCTTAAATGGGTCGCGTACGGCTTCAAGACCTACTTCACCAACGCCTGGTGCTGGCTGGACTTCTTCATTGTATTT ATTTCCCTGATTAGTTTAGTTGCCAACTGGATGGGCTACTCTGACCTCGGACCAATCAAATCCCTCAGAACCCTCAGGGCGCTGAGGCCTCTCCGAGCATTGTCCAGATTTGAAGGGATGAGG GTGGTGGTGAACGCTCTCGTCGGGGCGATTCCCTCCATCTTCAACGTGCTCCTGGTGTGTCTGATCTTCTGGCTCATCTTCAGCATCATGGGAGTGAACCTGTTCGCTGGCAAGTTCTACCACTGCATCAACACCACCACGGAGGAGCTCTTCCCCATCACTGAGGTCAACAACATGAGCGACTGCATGGCCGTCGAGGAGGCCACGCAGGAGGCGCGCTGGGTCAACGTCAAAGTCAACTACGACAACGTGGGGCAAGGCTACCTGTCGCTGCTTCAAGTG GCAACGTTCAAAGGTTGGATGGACATCATGTACGCTGCTGTGGACTCAAGAGAG GTGGAAGAGCAACCGTCTTATGAGATCAACCTCTACATGTACATCTACTttgtcatcttcatcatcttcggCGCCTTCTTCACTCTCAATCTCTTCATCGGCGTCATTATTGACAATTTCaaccaacaaaagaaaaag TTTGGAGATAAAGACATATTTCTGACTGAGGAACAGAAGAAATACTACGAAGCCATGAAGAAACTCGGGTCAAAGAAGCCACAGAAGCCGATTCCACGTCCGACA AACCCAATCCAGGGCGTGGTGTTTGACCTCATCACTCAGCAGTTCTTTGACATCTTCATCATGGTGCTCATCTGCCTCAACATGGTCAGCATGATGGTGGAGACGGACAACCAGAGCCCAGAGATGGAGGATTTCCTCTTTAAAGTGAACCTGGCGTTCATCAGCGTCTTCACCGGGGAGTGTGTGTTGAAGCTCTTCGCCCTGCGACAGTACTTCTTCACCAACGGGTGGAACGTCTTTGACTTTGTTGTGGTCATCTTGTCGATAGCTG GCACGATGCTCTCTGACCTCATTGAGAAGTACTTTGTGTCGCCCACTCTGTTCAGAGTGATCAGACTTGCCAGAATAGGCAGGATTCTGCGTCTTATTAAAGGCGCCAAGGGCATCCGGACGCTTCTCTTCgctctgatgatgtcacttcctgccctCTTCAATATTGGTCTCCTACTCTTCCTCATCATGTTCATATTCTCCATATTTGGCATGTCAAACTTTGCCTATGTCAAGAAGGGGGCTGGGATCGATGACATTTTTAACTTTGAGACGTTTGGCGGCAGCATCATCTGCCTGTTTGAGATCACCACGTCGGCGGGCTGGGACGGGCTTCTGCTCCCGATGCTGAACAGCAACTTTCCGGACTGTGATCCAAACTTTGAGAACCCGGGAACTGACGTTCTGGGGAACTGTGGCAACCCGGGCATGGCCATGATCTTCTTCTGCAGCTACATAGTCGTCACATTCTTGGTGGTGGTCAACATGTACATCGCCATCATCTTGGAGAACTTCAACGTGGCGCAGGAGGAGAGCGGTGACGCGCTCTGCGAGGAGGACTTCGACATGTTCAACGAGACGTGGGAGAAGTTCGACTTGGACGGGACTCAGTTCATCGAGTACAGCAGGCTCTTCGATTTCTGTGACGCCTTGCAGGAGCCGCTCAGGGTGGCCAAGCCCAACCGGCTCCGCCTGATCGAGATGGACATGCCGCTGGTCATCGGGGACAGGATCCACTGCCTGGATGTCTTGCTGGCCGTCACAAAGATAGTCCTGGGAGACACGGTGGAGATGGCGGCAATGAAGGAGAGCATAGAGGCGAAATTCATCCTGAACAACCCCACATCCGACTCCTTTGCACCGATTACCACAACGATGCGCCACAAGGAGGAGCACATGGCTGCTGTGGTCATTCAGAGGGCTTACCGCACCCACCTGCTGAAACGCTGCATACGCCACGCCGCTTTCATGCACCGCTCCAAGAGGTCGGGCAAAAAGGATGGAGGTGATGATCCGCCAGAAAGGGAGGGGCTGCTCGCACGGAAGCTGGGAGTGCTCTATGGGAGCAAAGCAGAGCTGGCGGAGGAGATGGAGCAGGCTGCTCTGGAAACTCTGGCAAACCAAGAGCCTCCCAATCCTGAGACAGTGTCCCAGCACACAGGGGCCCAGTGTGGCCCTGAACCCCCCGAGCCACATGTCATGGTCGTACTTGTAGAAATTACTAATGAGGTTTTACTACATTCTGCCCCCGACCGACAGCTCCTCCCTGTAGACGCCAACCTGAGAGAGTCCATCGTATAA
- the LOC133931516 gene encoding interferon a3-like, whose translation MLHRIFLLCLGLSVAGSALSCRWMDHKFKQLSENSLDLLEMMAHNSTNSTEDVEVFFPEDLYSQTSKAAAEDKLALTVHVLEEVVLLFEEDHSAASWDDRRLEDFLNVMSRQAVGLRSCIVRDSHKKKNKKLRMYFKRLSRHVLHQLDYSAESWELIRKEIKGHLMRSDLLLSSLLAGN comes from the exons ATGCTCCACAGGATCTTCTTACTTTGTCTCGGTCTGAGCGTGGCAGGCTCGGCGCTGAGCTGCAGATGGATGGATCACAAGTTCAAACAGCTCAGTGAGAACTCTTTGGATCTACTAGAGATGATG GCTCATAACTCCACTAACTCCACGGAGGATGTTGAAGTGTTCTTCCCTGAGGATCTGTACAGTCAGACGTCCAAAGCAGCA gcTGAGGATAAACTTGCGCTCACGGTGCATgttctggaggaggtggtgctgctgtttgaggaggaccACAGCGCTGCATCATGGGACGACAGAAGATTGGAGGACTTCCTCAACGTCATGAGCCGACAGGCTGTCGGCCTTCGCTCCTGT ATTGTGAGAGACAgccacaagaagaagaacaagaagctGCGCATGTATTTCAAGAGACTGTCACGTCATGTGCTTCATCAACTG GACTACTCTGCTGAATCCTGGGAACTGATCAGGAAGGAAATTAAAGGTCATCTGATGAGATCCGACCTGCTGCTTTCATCTCTACTCGCCGGCAACTAG